AAACCCCCTTTTTTTATATGTCTCAATGCAAAAGAATTGATTCTTTGATACTTCAGGAATGCCTTTTTGAAATCGTTCTTTTTCTTAGCATACGCAGGAGGGTCTAATATAATAACGTCAAATTCTTCTTGGGGATTTTGTTGAAAATATTCATCAACATCCATATTATAAAATTCTGCACAATTACTGTATTTATTCAACTCCAAATTTTTTTCTGCTATAGCGATGGCTTCTTTTGAAGACTCTATCCCAACAACATGTTTTGCTCCAGCCTGGATACTGTGAGAGGTCCATAATCCCACATAACAAAAACAATCAAGAACTTTTGCTTCCCTTGTATACTTTTGTGAGTAAAGATAATTAAGTCTCTGGTCGAGAAAAAGCCCTGTTTTTTGGGCTTTTTTAATAGGAACAATAATATTGAGTTTATTGAGACTGCATATAATTTCATCAGGTATATCCGAAGACAATTCCTCGTTTTGTTTGTTATATATATATCGGATGCCCTTGAAACTTTTTATTGCCTCCAATAAATAATGACTGTAAACATTGTAAAAATTACATTGGAACTGTATGGTAACCAACGACTGGTATCTGTCAATAATAAGTCCTGGAAGCCCATCGCTTTCTGCATGTATCCAGCGATAAACATCAGAGCCATCAAATAATCTATTTCTCAGATTTAGGGCTGTTGATAACCTCTTTAAGAAAAAATGGGTGTTTATTTCCTCTTGATGATAAGATAATACACGGGCGAATATACCCCCATCTTCTTGAAAAAATGCTCTGCAAATAAAACGCCCCTCTGAATTATATATATCAACAATATCTCCATCATTAACAGGTTCGTGTTTCTGTATTTCATTTTTAAATATCCATAAATGCCCCCGCAATATCCTTTTTTCTTCATTTTCTTTAATCCACGCAGATGGAATATGTTTATTCATGATTTTGATAAATTACCTGTTCTATATGTTTTTTGCCATTCTTTTATTGTGTTAAGGAGATAAAACCGAATTCGCTCCTCATCTTTTTTCTTTTCATAAGAAACGCCTTTACTCCATTGATTAAATCCTGTTTCATCCTCAGGAATATTTTTTCCCTCCTCATAAGCATTTGTATATATGACGACATGTTTTTGAGTTATCTGGGCAATCCCTCCCATTACAGCAAAAAAAAGTTTGGTAGTTCCTTCCTGTTGAATAGAAACGATACCTATGTCAAGAGCCGTAATTAAAGGAGTATGTCCCGGTAGAACAGTAATTGTTTCTCCATAAATTACAGGTAGAGATACCGCGGTAGATTCTAAGGTAATCGGTTTCATATTTAATGAACAAATCTGTAATGTAAAAGTGGAAGAACTCATGCAGAAAATCCCATTTGTTTCGCTTTCTCTTGGACATCCTGAATATTTCCACAATAAAGAAACGCTGATTCAGGGTAGTGGTCATATTTCCCTGAAAGTAATTCTGAGAAACTTTCAATAGTTTCATCAACACTAACATATTTTCCAGGCATTCCTGTAAATTCTTCGGCGACAAAGTTAGGTTGAGAAAAAAATCGCTGAATTCTTCTTGCACGATTAACAATCTGTTTATCTTCATCTGAAAGTTCTTCCATGCCAAGAATAGCAATAATATCTTCAAGGTCTTTATATCTTTGTAATACCTGCTGAACTTCGCGTGCAATTTTATAATGAGTTTCCGTTATATAACGCGGGTCTAATAAACGACTGGTTGAATCCAATGGGTCAACTGCCGGGTATATACCCATTTCTACAATTTTACGAGATAAAACAATAGTAGCATCCAGATGTGTAAAGGTATTGGCAGGAGCGGGGTCGGTCAAATCATCTGCGGGGACATATACAGCCTGTACAGAAGTAATAGAGCCTCGTGTCGTTGATACAATTCGTTCTTGAAGTTCCCCCATTTCAGTAGCTAATGTGGGCTGGTATCCGACCGTACTGGGCATTCTACCTAAAAGAGCAGAAACCTCTGAACCTGCCTGTGTAAAACGAAAGATATTATCTATAAATAAGAGTACATCCTGTTGTTCTGTATCGCGAAAATACTCTGCTACTGTTAACGCTGTTAATGCAACCCTTGCTCTTGCCCCCGGAGGTTCTGTCATTTGTCCAAATATTAATGCAGTCTTATTTAACACCCCGGAACGTTTCATTTCTAACCATAAGTCATTTCCTTCTCTTGTTCGTTCTCCCACACCTGCAAATACAGAGACACCTCCATGTTTTATAGCAACATTACGAATTAACTCC
This window of the Candidatus Hydrogenedens sp. genome carries:
- a CDS encoding F0F1 ATP synthase subunit epsilon — translated: MSSSTFTLQICSLNMKPITLESTAVSLPVIYGETITVLPGHTPLITALDIGIVSIQQEGTTKLFFAVMGGIAQITQKHVVIYTNAYEEGKNIPEDETGFNQWSKGVSYEKKKDEERIRFYLLNTIKEWQKTYRTGNLSKS
- the atpD gene encoding F0F1 ATP synthase subunit beta, whose protein sequence is MNKGHVIKISGPVVDVRFEEGELPSIYTALEITTDDDRRIVLEVMQHLGDNTVRTIAMESTDKLYRGMEVINLEKPICTPVGKEVLGRILNVVGEPVDELEPINATDYWSIHRKAPEYRDINPKMEIFETGIKVIDLLAPFPKGGKIGLFGGAGVGKTVLIMELIRNVAIKHGGVSVFAGVGERTREGNDLWLEMKRSGVLNKTALIFGQMTEPPGARARVALTALTVAEYFRDTEQQDVLLFIDNIFRFTQAGSEVSALLGRMPSTVGYQPTLATEMGELQERIVSTTRGSITSVQAVYVPADDLTDPAPANTFTHLDATIVLSRKIVEMGIYPAVDPLDSTSRLLDPRYITETHYKIAREVQQVLQRYKDLEDIIAILGMEELSDEDKQIVNRARRIQRFFSQPNFVAEEFTGMPGKYVSVDETIESFSELLSGKYDHYPESAFLYCGNIQDVQEKAKQMGFSA
- a CDS encoding class I SAM-dependent rRNA methyltransferase, translating into MNKHIPSAWIKENEEKRILRGHLWIFKNEIQKHEPVNDGDIVDIYNSEGRFICRAFFQEDGGIFARVLSYHQEEINTHFFLKRLSTALNLRNRLFDGSDVYRWIHAESDGLPGLIIDRYQSLVTIQFQCNFYNVYSHYLLEAIKSFKGIRYIYNKQNEELSSDIPDEIICSLNKLNIIVPIKKAQKTGLFLDQRLNYLYSQKYTREAKVLDCFCYVGLWTSHSIQAGAKHVVGIESSKEAIAIAEKNLELNKYSNCAEFYNMDVDEYFQQNPQEEFDVIILDPPAYAKKKNDFKKAFLKYQRINSFALRHIKKGGFLITCSCSHFISPNDFREIIKRSSRNVAKEIRLLEFHGAAPDHPEILIMPELSYLKCAIFQVF